In Lathamus discolor isolate bLatDis1 chromosome 1, bLatDis1.hap1, whole genome shotgun sequence, the following are encoded in one genomic region:
- the GNPDA2 gene encoding glucosamine-6-phosphate isomerase 2 isoform X1, whose translation MDEYVGLPRNHPESYHSYMWNNFFKHIDIDPNNAHILDGNAPDLQAECDAFEKKIEEAGGIDLFVGGIGPDGHIAFNEPGSSLSSRTRLKTLAMDTILANAKYFDGDLSKVPTMALTVGVGTVMDAREVMILITGAHKAFALYKAIEEGVNHMWTVSAFQQHPRTIFVCDEDATLELRVKTVKYFKGLMHVHNKLVDPLYSMKEN comes from the exons ATGGATGAATATGTAG GGCTTCCCAGAAACCATCCAGAGAGCTATCATTCCTACATGTGGAATAACTTCTTTAAACATATTGACATAGATCCAAATAACGCTCATATCCTTGATGGGAATGCTCCAGACTTACAGGCGGAATGTGatgcatttgaaaagaaaattgaagaaGCAGGGGGGATTGATCTATTTGTTGGAG GCATTGGTCCAGATGGCCACATTGCATTCAATGAACCCGGATCAAGTTTGTCTTCAAGAACAAGATTAAAGACTTTAGCAATGGACACCATTTTGGCAAATGCTAAATACTTTGATGGAGACTTATCTAAAGTACCAACTATGGCGCTAACAGTTGGTGTGGGTACAGTGATGGATGCTAGAGAA GTGATGATTCTTATAACAGGTGCACATAAGGCGTTTGCTTTGTACAAAGCAATTGAAGAAGGAGTCAATCATATGTGGACGgtttctgctttccagcaaCACCCTCGTACTATCTTCGTATGTGATGAAGATGCTACTTTAGAACTAAGAGTTAAAACTGTAAAGTACTTTAAAG GTTTAATGCATGTGCACAATAAGCTTGTGGACCCACTGTACAgtatgaaagaaaactga
- the GNPDA2 gene encoding glucosamine-6-phosphate isomerase 2 isoform X2 → MRLVILEDYDQASEWAAKYICNRIIQFKPSQGRYFTLGLPTGNTPLGCYKKLIEYHKKGDLSFKYVKTFNMDEYVGLPRNHPESYHSYMWNNFFKHIDIDPNNAHILDGNAPDLQAECDAFEKKIEEAGGIDLFVGGIGPDGHIAFNEPGSSLSSRTRLKTLAMDTILANAKYFDGDLSKVPTMALTVGVGTVMDAREVMILITGAHKAFALYKAIEEGVNHMWTVSAFQQHPRTIFVCDEDATLELRVKTVKYFKGLMHVHNKLVDPLYSMKEN, encoded by the exons ATGAGGCTAGTAATTCTTGAAGATTATGATCAGGCTAGTGAATGGGCAGCAAAATACATCTGTAATCGTATTATCCAGTTCAAGCCAAGTCAAGGAAGATATTTCACGCTTGGTCTACCAACAGGCAA TACTCCTCTGGGATGCTACAAAAAGCTGATAGAATATCACAAGAAAGGAGATCTGTCTTTCAAATATGTAAAGACTTTCAACATGGATGAATATGTAG GGCTTCCCAGAAACCATCCAGAGAGCTATCATTCCTACATGTGGAATAACTTCTTTAAACATATTGACATAGATCCAAATAACGCTCATATCCTTGATGGGAATGCTCCAGACTTACAGGCGGAATGTGatgcatttgaaaagaaaattgaagaaGCAGGGGGGATTGATCTATTTGTTGGAG GCATTGGTCCAGATGGCCACATTGCATTCAATGAACCCGGATCAAGTTTGTCTTCAAGAACAAGATTAAAGACTTTAGCAATGGACACCATTTTGGCAAATGCTAAATACTTTGATGGAGACTTATCTAAAGTACCAACTATGGCGCTAACAGTTGGTGTGGGTACAGTGATGGATGCTAGAGAA GTGATGATTCTTATAACAGGTGCACATAAGGCGTTTGCTTTGTACAAAGCAATTGAAGAAGGAGTCAATCATATGTGGACGgtttctgctttccagcaaCACCCTCGTACTATCTTCGTATGTGATGAAGATGCTACTTTAGAACTAAGAGTTAAAACTGTAAAGTACTTTAAAG GTTTAATGCATGTGCACAATAAGCTTGTGGACCCACTGTACAgtatgaaagaaaactga